cgtcCCTCCTCTTCTGGTCAGTCATCATTGTTGGACCGCTGGAGTTTGTACCGTGATCACAGGCTGAAAggacaaaaacatgaagaaataaataaaacaaagcagtGACTAATTTAAGCCATGTGCTGCCAGCCACCAACACATTCATTATCTTTGTTCACTTTAAAAGAGCACAAGTGTCTCGTCTTTGCTCAGTTCTACTAGTTTCTCATCCACTTTCCTCTAACATCTCACACCTTGAATTCATCTCTTCCCATAGAAAGTTCTGATCAACACTTTGTCTGAGCAGTAAAGTGGCCCCGGCGGTTCGGACGGAGGCCGTCTGGACGCTGTACTGACCATCTTGGGCCCGGAGCCGCAGCAGTTGACCACCTTGCAGCAGTAAGCGGCCAGCGTGACGGAGATGGCCAGCAGGGCCGCCTCCATCAGGATGGCTCCGGCGTAgaagtgcgagtgtgtgttctggAGGAGGCAACCAGAGTCCACACGGCTTAGTGGAACATGGCTTCTGTTTGAACAGCATCACACTCATCCTGATCACAGAGGATGGAGGGGCGCCGTGAAAACTCAGCTCACAGTTACCAGCATGTGACGCTGTCCTGACTCACCTCGATTCGGTGGCAGATTTCCCCAAACTCCGCCGTGTTGTTGTAGGAGTCGTATTGCCAGCAGTAGTACGGCACGTCTTCCATTCTCACCACAACGAAGATGATGTTGAACACAGAGACGACGGAGGCTGAAATCTGCATCCCGAGACAGGCCCTGAGCTGAGACGGGAGACGGAGAGACATTTCAGACAAAACCACTGAAGAAGCcgaggggtggaggtggagaacggCTGCTGTCAGCAGGTTTCACTTCATCTCCTCTGAAGATCTTCTCACC
The nucleotide sequence above comes from Salarias fasciatus chromosome 3, fSalaFa1.1, whole genome shotgun sequence. Encoded proteins:
- the LOC115386183 gene encoding uncharacterized protein LOC115386183 isoform X1, which encodes MAEEAVGLEEGLSAADGPLVAVTFQRNVHRKEKYLESEPKALGITQIGLSVFMIISTSVFLSNGLSHVGGDIAFFITSLVVLVAGSVAVAAQKLHLPTLRACLGMQISASVVSVFNIIFVVVRMEDVPYYCWQYDSYNNTAEFGEICHRIENTHSHFYAGAILMEAALLAISVTLAAYCCKVVNCCGSGPKMPVITVQTPAVQQ